The DNA window ATCGCTACGGGATCAACCACGCCACCCTGCAAATCGAGCGGGGTGCGCAATGCCAGCATGATCTGCATGATGCCGCGCCGCACCATTCGCACTGATGCCGGCCCCGGCGGGGGCGGCTAACCCGCAAAACCAGCTGGAGCGCCTATAATCCGGGGTTTAAGGATGCCCCAGGACCCGTGATGCTCAACGACATCAAGAAAGACGCGCAGGCGCGCATGACCAAGAGCATCGAGGCCTTGCGTCACACCCTCATCAAGGTCCGCACCGGTCGCGCTTCCACCGCCCTGGTCGAGCACCTCAAGGTCAATTACTACGGCTCGGACATGCCGTTGAGCCAGGTCGCCACCGTGGCCGTCTCCGATGCCCGCTCGCTGACCATCACGCCGTGGGAAAAGCAGATGGTCAGCGCGGTCGAGAAGGCGATCCTGGGTTCCGACCTGGGCCTGACCCCGAACACCGCCGGCACCGTCATCCGCCTGAACCTGCCGGCGCTGACCGAAGAACGCCGCCGCGAACTGTCCAAGGTGGTGCATGGCGAAGGCGAGGACACCAAGGTGGCCATTCGCAACATCCGCCGCGACGCCAACCAGCAAGTCAAGGATCTGCTGAAGGAAAAGCAGATCACCGAGGACGAAGAGCGTCGCACCGAAGACGAAATCCAGAAGCTCACCGACAAGTCGATCAAGGACGTCGATGACGTGGTCAAGGCCAAGGAACAGGAATTGATGGCGGTCTGAGGACTGCCATGTCCACCGTCCCTGCCGGCATTCCGCGACACCTGGCCGTCATCATGGACGGCAACGGGCGCTGGGCCGAACGACGCAAGCGCCCGCGCGCCATCGGCCATCGTGCCGGCGCGCGTGCGGTCAATGTCTGCATCGACTTCTGCCTGGAACGCGGCATCGGCGCGTTGACGCTGTTCGCCTTTTCCAGCGAGAACTGGGGTCGCCCGCAGGAAGAAGTGGGCGCCTTGATGAAGTTGTTCCT is part of the Pseudoxanthomonas indica genome and encodes:
- the frr gene encoding ribosome recycling factor, coding for MLNDIKKDAQARMTKSIEALRHTLIKVRTGRASTALVEHLKVNYYGSDMPLSQVATVAVSDARSLTITPWEKQMVSAVEKAILGSDLGLTPNTAGTVIRLNLPALTEERRRELSKVVHGEGEDTKVAIRNIRRDANQQVKDLLKEKQITEDEERRTEDEIQKLTDKSIKDVDDVVKAKEQELMAV